One window from the genome of Paraconexibacter algicola encodes:
- a CDS encoding AAA family ATPase: protein MDIHPKGPVQPRLKHRIPASAGASAQDAAGSADQRPSAEGAREAPSARRRKLAPTFEKILQHATIDLIAQARSGEFSSIVGRDQEIDRLVEHLQLRSQQLVLIAGPVGSGRLAVIHGAAARIAAGQVDGETGQRPLLLVRPDRVLGRFETKRGRVEASHLVDAAIATASTLVVHGLKWKDGRDHPLVEELNTRCAEPGFRAVLVQDVPVERLDHDPRLTARLGCVAVRPVAREHLHDLVRVHISKALGPRTRFANPRIIDELIALATTHDRLTDMPDLAVEAADLAAVRADRRAESIPRRVALVRQTFAQLAAIGPEPVPAAERHRRLEGMAGRLQARVIGQGHVIDEVVDRLTIGAMGFRLRPNRPVGAFLLSGPTGVGKTELARALADELGGGPGALVRLDMSEYSTERDVWKILSPPPGIVGHGQPSPFLAAVRRQPKAVVLFDEIEKAHPAIHRLLLQVLDEGHLTDSTGEPISFTQSVIVLTTNVRARSTSRSLGFAATSSGTQSADGRARALQSAFAPELLGRMDATCAFRDLGLQDSRRIVRDVLLPRWQAHHPRLDVRVSDSVIDELARRGHSEELGARHLEATVERDLLLPLAREHARSGAVRMDARAQSGTIAISAGSSEPTSRRASIDLVGAQ, encoded by the coding sequence ATGGACATCCACCCGAAAGGACCCGTGCAGCCTCGTCTCAAGCACCGCATACCCGCGTCCGCCGGCGCGAGCGCTCAGGACGCTGCTGGGTCGGCCGATCAGCGCCCTTCTGCTGAAGGCGCCCGGGAGGCCCCGTCGGCCCGGCGTCGCAAGCTTGCTCCCACGTTCGAGAAGATCCTGCAGCACGCGACGATCGACCTGATCGCGCAAGCGCGATCAGGCGAGTTCTCGTCGATCGTCGGCCGCGACCAAGAGATCGACCGGCTGGTCGAGCACCTACAGCTGCGCTCCCAGCAACTCGTCCTGATCGCCGGGCCCGTCGGATCGGGACGCCTGGCCGTCATCCACGGAGCCGCCGCACGAATCGCCGCCGGCCAGGTGGACGGAGAAACGGGACAACGACCGCTCCTGCTCGTGCGGCCCGACCGGGTCCTGGGGCGCTTCGAAACGAAGCGGGGCCGCGTGGAGGCCTCGCATCTCGTCGACGCGGCGATCGCCACAGCGTCCACGTTGGTCGTCCACGGCCTCAAATGGAAAGACGGCCGAGACCATCCGCTCGTCGAGGAACTCAACACCCGTTGTGCGGAACCCGGGTTTCGGGCCGTGCTCGTTCAGGACGTCCCCGTGGAGCGCCTGGACCACGACCCGCGCCTTACCGCACGGCTGGGGTGCGTCGCGGTGCGACCCGTCGCACGCGAACATCTCCACGACCTCGTCCGCGTCCACATCAGCAAGGCGCTCGGACCTCGCACCCGGTTCGCCAACCCGCGCATTATCGACGAGCTCATCGCCCTGGCCACCACCCACGACCGGCTCACCGACATGCCCGACCTCGCCGTCGAGGCCGCCGACCTCGCCGCAGTCCGAGCCGACAGGCGCGCCGAGTCGATCCCACGCCGGGTCGCGCTCGTCCGCCAGACCTTCGCGCAGCTTGCCGCAATCGGCCCGGAGCCCGTCCCGGCCGCCGAACGCCACCGCCGCCTCGAGGGCATGGCCGGCCGCCTGCAGGCGCGCGTCATCGGCCAGGGTCACGTCATCGACGAGGTCGTGGACCGTCTGACGATCGGCGCAATGGGATTCCGCCTAAGACCCAACCGCCCGGTAGGCGCCTTCCTCCTGTCCGGCCCCACCGGGGTCGGGAAGACCGAGCTGGCCCGCGCGCTGGCCGACGAACTCGGCGGCGGACCCGGCGCGCTCGTGCGGCTGGACATGAGCGAGTACAGCACCGAGCGCGACGTCTGGAAGATCCTCTCCCCACCACCCGGCATCGTCGGACACGGACAGCCCAGCCCCTTCCTGGCCGCCGTACGCCGCCAACCCAAAGCCGTGGTGCTCTTCGACGAGATCGAGAAAGCTCACCCCGCGATCCACCGGCTGCTGCTACAGGTCCTCGATGAGGGCCATCTAACCGACAGCACCGGAGAGCCAATCAGCTTCACCCAGTCCGTCATCGTCCTCACCACCAACGTACGCGCTCGATCGACAAGCCGTTCCCTCGGCTTCGCGGCCACGTCATCAGGGACTCAGTCGGCCGACGGGCGGGCCCGCGCGCTCCAGAGCGCCTTCGCTCCTGAGTTGCTGGGCCGGATGGACGCCACCTGCGCCTTCCGCGACCTCGGCCTGCAGGACAGTCGCCGGATCGTACGCGACGTGTTGCTCCCCCGCTGGCAAGCTCACCACCCACGGCTCGACGTCCGCGTCAGCGATTCGGTGATCGACGAGCTCGCGCGCCGAGGACACAGCGAGGAACTCGGCGCACGCCACCTCGAGGCAACCGTCGAGCGCGACCTGCTCCTGCCGCTCGCCCGCGAACACGCCCGAAGCGGCGCTGTTCGGATGGATGCGCGCGCGCAGAGCGGAACCATCGCGATCTCCGCGGGCTCCTCGGAACCGACGTCTCGGCGTGCCAGCATCGACCTCGTCGGGGCGCAGTAG